Proteins found in one Tsukamurella paurometabola DSM 20162 genomic segment:
- a CDS encoding alpha/beta fold hydrolase, translating into MQTLHLTGVDLAVDRRGPADAPAVLLIAGGGQSMDWWTPEFCDQLRGADLQVIRYDHRDCGGSSSSPPGHPEYTGDDLAADPLRILDALEIERAHVVGMSMGGGIAQALAVRAPQRLASVTLVESSPAGGAPGPLPPPLPVVAVTFTEPPPAVDWSDEAAVIDYRVDVERPYAAVGRFDEARVREIATREVRRTRTMESSMNNHFLASPAGDTDPSSIAQPALVIHSADDPMFPLPHGEALAAMIPGARLLRLDGVGHEVPPPSVWSEVIPAIRELVADAS; encoded by the coding sequence ATGCAGACACTTCACCTCACTGGCGTGGACCTCGCGGTCGACCGGCGCGGACCGGCGGACGCACCCGCGGTGCTGCTGATCGCCGGAGGCGGCCAGTCGATGGATTGGTGGACACCGGAGTTCTGCGACCAGCTGCGCGGCGCCGACCTCCAGGTGATCCGCTACGACCATCGCGATTGCGGTGGGTCGAGCAGCTCACCGCCCGGACATCCCGAGTACACCGGCGATGATCTGGCCGCCGACCCGCTACGCATCCTCGACGCCCTGGAGATCGAGCGGGCGCACGTGGTGGGAATGTCGATGGGAGGCGGGATCGCTCAGGCCCTGGCGGTGCGAGCCCCCCAGCGACTGGCGTCGGTGACGCTGGTGGAGTCCAGTCCGGCAGGTGGAGCTCCGGGCCCGCTACCGCCGCCCCTGCCGGTGGTGGCGGTGACCTTCACCGAGCCCCCGCCCGCGGTGGACTGGTCCGACGAGGCCGCGGTAATCGACTACCGGGTGGACGTCGAGCGGCCCTACGCGGCCGTGGGCCGGTTCGACGAGGCCCGGGTCCGGGAGATCGCCACTCGCGAGGTGCGGCGCACCCGGACCATGGAATCGTCGATGAACAACCACTTCCTCGCCTCACCCGCGGGTGATACCGATCCGTCGTCGATCGCGCAGCCGGCCTTAGTGATCCACAGCGCTGACGATCCGATGTTCCCGCTCCCCCATGGCGAGGCGCTCGCCGCGATGATTCCCGGTGCGCGCCTGCTCCGCCTCGACGGGGTGGGGCACGAGGTTCCGCCGCCATCGGTGTGGAGCGAGGTGATCCCAGCCATTCGTGAGCTGGTTGCGGACGCTTCCTGA
- a CDS encoding 5-oxoprolinase/urea amidolyase family protein, with translation MLPIDIRRLGGTALQIRVPAGSVEALRQRLADAPLPGQRAVVAGGATVSVTFSSAAATVAAARALRELPVPPHVPSTGPIVDIDVVYDGEDLDEVARLTGVGTQAVIERHTAQQWHVAFVGFAPGFAYLRGDLESPVVPRRPTPRVRVPSGTVAVAGGYSAVYPRPSPGGWQLIGHTDAPLWDVDRDPPAMLVPGTRVRFRAVRAVAAVPATTRGPVAAVDAAGLRIHAVGPQTLIQDRGRDALAPLGITRSGVADRGAADQANRLVGNDAGAAVLENTGGGLVLASAVDQVLAVTGADSLVAVTTEAGYRVVPRASAFPLWAGEVLEIDPPEAGLRVVVAVRGGIDVPTTLGSRATDVLSGLGPDPVEAGDVLPVGRQPRTAVGAPEAPAPVPSAVGTVIDVIAGPDSEWFPAEALTAFTSREWTVTPDSNRIGVRFAGEPLDRRSGDMESQAMVTGAIQVPPSGLPVAFLADHPTTGGYPVIGVVAPDHLDALAQLPIGATVRFRFTD, from the coding sequence ATGCTGCCCATTGATATTCGCCGTCTCGGCGGGACGGCTCTGCAGATCCGAGTCCCGGCCGGATCCGTGGAAGCATTGCGACAGCGGTTGGCCGATGCGCCGCTCCCCGGACAGCGCGCGGTGGTCGCGGGCGGCGCCACCGTCTCGGTCACGTTCTCCAGCGCGGCCGCCACCGTGGCCGCGGCGCGAGCGCTACGGGAACTTCCCGTACCGCCACACGTTCCATCGACGGGACCGATCGTCGATATCGACGTGGTGTACGACGGCGAAGATCTCGACGAAGTCGCCCGGCTGACGGGCGTCGGCACGCAGGCGGTGATCGAGCGGCACACCGCGCAGCAGTGGCACGTGGCCTTCGTCGGATTCGCCCCCGGGTTCGCCTACCTGCGAGGCGATCTCGAGAGTCCCGTGGTTCCGCGTCGGCCGACGCCACGGGTCCGCGTGCCCTCCGGCACGGTCGCCGTGGCGGGCGGGTACTCGGCGGTCTACCCTCGTCCCTCCCCCGGCGGCTGGCAACTGATCGGGCACACCGACGCCCCGCTGTGGGACGTGGATCGAGACCCACCCGCGATGCTCGTGCCCGGCACCCGGGTCAGATTCCGAGCCGTGCGCGCGGTGGCGGCCGTCCCGGCCACCACCCGGGGCCCGGTCGCCGCTGTCGATGCCGCGGGCCTGCGTATCCATGCCGTGGGCCCGCAGACTCTGATCCAAGATCGCGGACGTGACGCACTCGCACCGCTCGGTATCACCCGCTCCGGCGTCGCCGACCGCGGCGCAGCGGACCAGGCGAACCGGCTGGTGGGCAACGATGCCGGCGCGGCGGTGCTGGAGAACACCGGTGGTGGCCTCGTCCTTGCTTCCGCCGTCGACCAGGTGCTCGCGGTGACCGGTGCCGATAGCCTCGTGGCGGTGACCACGGAAGCCGGATATCGAGTCGTGCCACGCGCCAGCGCCTTCCCGCTCTGGGCCGGGGAGGTACTGGAGATCGATCCCCCCGAGGCGGGGCTCCGCGTCGTGGTCGCCGTGCGCGGCGGCATCGATGTTCCGACCACGCTCGGCAGCCGCGCGACCGATGTCCTGTCCGGGCTCGGTCCGGACCCTGTGGAAGCGGGAGACGTTCTTCCCGTGGGCCGGCAGCCCCGCACCGCGGTCGGTGCCCCCGAGGCCCCCGCACCGGTCCCGAGTGCCGTGGGCACCGTCATCGATGTGATCGCCGGCCCGGACTCCGAGTGGTTTCCAGCGGAGGCTCTGACGGCGTTCACCTCCCGGGAGTGGACGGTGACACCGGACTCGAACCGGATCGGTGTGCGATTCGCCGGAGAGCCACTCGATCGGCGTTCGGGCGATATGGAGAGCCAGGCGATGGTCACCGGCGCCATCCAGGTTCCGCCCTCGGGCCTGCCGGTTGCCTTTCTGGCCGACCACCCGACGACCGGTGGGTACCCGGTGATCGGAGTCGTGGCACCGGATCATCTCGATGCGCTGGCGCAACTGCCGATCGGTGCGACGGTACGGTTCCGATTCACCGACTGA
- a CDS encoding MFS transporter — protein MTSTEPATNRPPGAVKAYIASLTGTSLEYYDFALYSVASAVVFPAVFFPSDDPYMGLVASFSTFAVGYFARPIGGIVFGRLGDRIGRKNVLVATLLLIGVATVLIGLLPGHDTLGIAAPIILVLLRFTQGVGVGGEWGGAVLLSSEFADPRSRGFWASAAQIGVPVGNLMANGVLAALAAFLSDAAFQDWGWRVGFLASAILVAFGLMIRLKLEETPVFQALMAREEPPAAPVTEVVTTHPRALVAAAFSRVCPDVLYSLLTVFLATYATKQLGFRTSEVLTAVMIGSATQIIVMPLSGWLTDRVNRRLVYGIGAVLTAIWVPILFILLDNHNRALLTLGIVVGMMLHAVMYGPQAAFITEQFPARLRYSGSSLAYTFAGVVGGAMAPLLFTVIYKNTQTWVSIAAYVGVAALVTIAGMFLGRDPDDHADLDLMADALKTDAAH, from the coding sequence ATGACCAGTACCGAACCGGCGACCAACCGGCCACCCGGCGCCGTCAAGGCGTACATCGCCAGCCTCACCGGCACCTCCCTGGAGTACTACGACTTCGCCCTGTACTCCGTGGCTTCGGCCGTCGTCTTCCCGGCCGTCTTCTTTCCCTCCGACGACCCGTACATGGGCCTGGTGGCATCCTTCTCCACGTTCGCGGTGGGTTACTTCGCCCGGCCCATCGGCGGCATCGTCTTCGGCCGGTTGGGCGACCGGATCGGCCGCAAGAACGTCCTGGTGGCCACGCTGTTATTGATCGGCGTTGCGACGGTACTCATCGGACTGCTCCCCGGCCACGACACGCTGGGTATCGCAGCGCCGATCATCCTGGTGCTACTGCGTTTCACGCAAGGTGTCGGCGTGGGAGGCGAATGGGGCGGGGCCGTCCTGCTCTCCAGCGAATTCGCCGACCCGCGAAGTCGCGGATTCTGGGCGTCTGCGGCACAGATCGGTGTCCCCGTCGGCAACCTCATGGCCAACGGTGTGCTCGCCGCGCTCGCCGCGTTCCTCAGCGACGCCGCGTTCCAGGACTGGGGGTGGCGCGTCGGCTTCCTCGCCTCCGCGATCCTCGTCGCCTTCGGCCTGATGATTCGGCTCAAGCTGGAGGAGACCCCCGTCTTCCAGGCGCTCATGGCCCGCGAAGAGCCGCCGGCCGCGCCCGTCACCGAGGTGGTCACGACGCACCCCCGCGCCCTGGTCGCCGCCGCCTTCTCCCGGGTCTGCCCGGACGTGCTGTACTCGCTGCTGACGGTCTTCCTCGCCACCTACGCCACCAAACAGCTCGGTTTCCGGACCAGCGAGGTGCTCACTGCCGTGATGATCGGCTCGGCCACCCAGATCATCGTGATGCCCCTCTCGGGCTGGCTCACCGACCGGGTCAACCGCCGGCTCGTATACGGCATCGGCGCGGTGCTCACCGCGATCTGGGTACCGATCCTGTTCATCCTGCTGGACAACCACAATCGCGCACTGCTCACGCTCGGCATCGTCGTCGGCATGATGCTGCACGCCGTCATGTACGGGCCCCAGGCCGCGTTCATCACCGAGCAGTTCCCGGCCCGCCTGCGGTACTCCGGTAGCTCGCTGGCGTACACATTCGCCGGGGTGGTCGGCGGTGCGATGGCTCCGCTGCTGTTCACCGTGATCTACAAGAACACGCAGACGTGGGTGTCGATCGCCGCGTATGTCGGCGTCGCGGCGCTCGTCACGATCGCAGGGATGTTCCTCGGCCGGGACCCCGACGACCACGCGGATCTGGACCTCATGGCCGACGCGCTTAAGACCGATGCTGCCCATTGA